The following coding sequences lie in one Heliangelus exortis chromosome 8, bHelExo1.hap1, whole genome shotgun sequence genomic window:
- the HYI gene encoding putative hydroxypyruvate isomerase isoform X2, with translation MSLRFSANLSWLFPELPALTARLEAAAAAGFRAAESAWPEGCPARELRAAAERAGLQIVLLNTPPGDREAGEMGLAAVPGRQAAFRQDLATAVQYAKAVGCPRIHLMAGRVPVGTDRAAVAGEMEATFIENLRYAADLLAQEDMIGLLEPINNRITDPRYFLNTPHQAAAILEKVGWPNLKLQLDLFHCQIMDGNLSRNLETYFPLIGHIQIAQVPGRHEPDSHGELNFPYIFELLESLGYTGYVGCEYAPKGGTLEGLGWLRSYWESRGLQDGGTSKAAE, from the exons ATGTCGCTGCGTTTCTCCGCCAACCTCTCATGGTTGTTCCCGGAGCTCCCGGCGCTGACAGCCCGGCtggaggcggcggcggccgccggGTTCCGGGCGGCGGAGTCAGCCTGGCCGGAGGGCTGTCCAGCCCGAGAGCTGCGGGCCGCCGCGGAGCGGGCAGGGCTGCAGATCGTCCTCCTCAACACCCCTCCTG GGGACCGTGAGGCGGGGGAGATGGGTCTAGCGGCCGTACCAGGGCGCCAGGCCGCCTTCCGCCAGGACCTGGCCACGGCGGTGCAGTACGCCAAGGCAGTGGGATGCCCCAG GATCCACCTGATGGCTGGGCGGGTTCCTGTGGGCACAGACCGGGCAGCAGTGGCAGGTGAGATGGAAGCCACCTTCATTGAGAATCTCAGATATGCTGCTGATCTCCTTGCTCAG GAAGATATGATCGGACTTTTGGAGCCTATTAACAACCGCATCACTGACCCCCGCTACTTTCTGAACACCCCACACCAAG CTGCTGCCATCCTGGAGAAGGTGGGATGGCCCAACCTGAAGCTGCAGCTG GACCTCTTTCACTGCCAGATCATGGATGGGAATTTGTCACGCAACCTGGAGACATACTTCCCACTCATTG GTCATATCCAGATTGCACAGGTGCCAGGGCGACATGAACCTGACAGCCATGGGGAGTTGAACTTCCCCTACATCTTCGAGCTTCTGGAATCCCTTGGCTACACTGGCTATGTGGGCTGCGAGTATGCTCCAAAAG GAGGTACCTTGGAAGGTCTGGGATGGCTGCGCTCATactgggagagcagaggccTGCAGGATGGTGGGACCAGCAAGGCAGCAGAG
- the HYI gene encoding putative hydroxypyruvate isomerase isoform X1, whose product MSLRFSANLSWLFPELPALTARLEAAAAAGFRAAESAWPEGCPARELRAAAERAGLQIVLLNTPPGDREAGEMGLAAVPGRQAAFRQDLATAVQYAKAVGCPRIHLMAGRVPVGTDRAAVAGEMEATFIENLRYAADLLAQEDMIGLLEPINNRITDPRYFLNTPHQAAAILEKVGWPNLKLQLDLFHCQIMDGNLSRNLETYFPLIGHIQIAQVPGRHEPDSHGELNFPYIFELLESLGYTGYVGCEYAPKGGTLEGLGWLRSYWESRGLQDGGTSKAAEQTQGKH is encoded by the exons ATGTCGCTGCGTTTCTCCGCCAACCTCTCATGGTTGTTCCCGGAGCTCCCGGCGCTGACAGCCCGGCtggaggcggcggcggccgccggGTTCCGGGCGGCGGAGTCAGCCTGGCCGGAGGGCTGTCCAGCCCGAGAGCTGCGGGCCGCCGCGGAGCGGGCAGGGCTGCAGATCGTCCTCCTCAACACCCCTCCTG GGGACCGTGAGGCGGGGGAGATGGGTCTAGCGGCCGTACCAGGGCGCCAGGCCGCCTTCCGCCAGGACCTGGCCACGGCGGTGCAGTACGCCAAGGCAGTGGGATGCCCCAG GATCCACCTGATGGCTGGGCGGGTTCCTGTGGGCACAGACCGGGCAGCAGTGGCAGGTGAGATGGAAGCCACCTTCATTGAGAATCTCAGATATGCTGCTGATCTCCTTGCTCAG GAAGATATGATCGGACTTTTGGAGCCTATTAACAACCGCATCACTGACCCCCGCTACTTTCTGAACACCCCACACCAAG CTGCTGCCATCCTGGAGAAGGTGGGATGGCCCAACCTGAAGCTGCAGCTG GACCTCTTTCACTGCCAGATCATGGATGGGAATTTGTCACGCAACCTGGAGACATACTTCCCACTCATTG GTCATATCCAGATTGCACAGGTGCCAGGGCGACATGAACCTGACAGCCATGGGGAGTTGAACTTCCCCTACATCTTCGAGCTTCTGGAATCCCTTGGCTACACTGGCTATGTGGGCTGCGAGTATGCTCCAAAAG GAGGTACCTTGGAAGGTCTGGGATGGCTGCGCTCATactgggagagcagaggccTGCAGGATGGTGGGACCAGCAAGGCAGCAGAGCAAACCCAAGGAAAACACTAG